A region of the Acinetobacter defluvii genome:
ACCAATGGTCAGTGATGGGTTCTCCACTATAAGCAACACCCGAGAAAGTTCGTTTTTTCTTACCCTCTTCGGCTTGATTGACATTCAACTGCCCAAGCTGAAAGCAATATTCACTTTGTTTGTTTACCTCTGACATTTTCATGCTCCATAAAAAAACCACCTGAGAAGGTGGTCTTGAATGATTGTGTTTTTAAATACTTCGAATTAATGCCAAGAGTTTTTCTTTAGTTTCTTTGGTGTGTTCATGGAACACCGAATTCTCTCTTTTAAGAATAGAAGCCAATGTATCAATAATTCGTAACTTCTCTTCTAGTGAGTAGTTGAATTTTAAGTCAGCATACTTGGTTGCCTCATTACCTAGCGCTCGACTTCCGTTTGATACATCTGGATCTACCGCTAAGGCATTCGAACCATTATCGATGCTTAAAGCCCCCGTCAAGAACAAGCGGATCTCTTGCTCCTCCTTAGCCGTCTCAACTGTAATAGTTCGTATAAATTTGGGAAGCTCCACACCTTCTTTCACTTCAATATGAGGTACCACACAATCAATTCCAGAAACGCGCATATATTTATTCCTCTGTTAATAAAAAACCGCCCTTTAAGGCGGCTATCTTATTTTCATTACTTTATGTTCGAGTTACTTTTACAATATCAAACGCGTCGTGAATGCCTGTTTCAGCAAAACAGTGACTATCTGTTTGAGTGCCATCCCAATTAAAACTCAACCCCCAATAACCCGAATGACACTTAAAACTAAGTAATACCCCTTGTTCTGATTCGCGCTCCACTTGATCAACTTCAATAGGATTTGTCATAAGATCAAATTCAACCAAATCACCAGCTTTAATGCCTTTTAAAAGATTTTCCATTTTACCCCTCCAACACTTTGACTGTATAAATCATCTGCCCATCCTTAGTTTCAATCGAAACTACTTCAAATACAAAACCAAGCTCAAATAAAACACCTTGCCCAGCGTTCAACTTTTCAAGATCAATCCCAAGACCTTTGGCATTTTCAACTTGAATCATCACATCTGACTGACCTAACAAAAGTAATGGCGCGTTTAGAGTGATAGTCTTACCAACTTCAAGAGATGCCGCATAAGCAAGTGTTGTTGAGCCTACTATTGTATTCGCTGTATTCACGGATATTGCTTGAATTTTTGCCATGTCCTCTTTTACCCAACGCTTAAGTACATCATCGGCAAGGCTGATTGATGGCTGAGCTAAATAAGCAGTTAAAGCAACATCATTACTTTGCACATAATCAATCAATGTTTTAATAGCACTTGGTCTAATAGATGGATCTAGCGGAATAACAGTATTTGCAATTGTGTCAAATAAATCTCGACTTGATGGGCTCATTGGCGCAAAAAGACTATTTAACTTTTTAGATGCAGTCCATTCTGCCTTTATTGCTTGTTTTTGACTGAGCAGAAACTCCTGATCTAAAGCTGAAGCATTAATCTTTTTATCAACCAGACTTTCCAACTCGCCAAACTGCAATGGATGTGAACTCCAGTCTAAAGCTTCAGCAACTTCAGGCAATTTGTCATCAGGTGTAATTCCATGTTTGAGTGCTTCTGCTTCCGTAAGCGCTATAACAGTGCAGCGACAACGAAATCCTAATGGTGGATAATGTGTCAGCCAAAATGGATCATCGATATGCCTCACAATTCTATTCAAAGCAAGATGACTTGGGCGAACTCGACTGTCTTCGATCGCTGAATACATTAAATAAGGACGACTAGACTTATTTCTTTCCTGCTGTATCCAGCGCCCATGTCCGTATGCATTTTGAATATTAGTTCGAAATACATTATCTAAATAATATCTCGGCAATACAATTTCGGCATCAGCGACAAGTTTCTGAAAATCTTGAAAAGTACCACCATTTGCCAAAGTTTTATTTAGCGAGTGAATCACTGACTCAACTTGCTCAAGACTCGACAAAAAGCTCACAGTGGTTGCCATTTGTCGCGTCTTAAGATCCATTGAATAAAACTCATCAGGCAATACAATGTTTTTACTATGAGCGTAATGAAGCGCTTCAAGAAATGTAACTGGTCGCATTATTCCTCACTCGCTGTTGCATACCCTAAAATATCAGCAGCATATAAGGCTTGATCCAAGGCAGTTGTGAACTGAGTGCGTGTTGCACTAGGAATCAACTGCGTTAAGTTAAATATCAGGCTTTCTGGATTATTTGACTCGGCAGCAAGCTGCTTAATCTGTTCATTACTTA
Encoded here:
- a CDS encoding phage head morphogenesis protein, with amino-acid sequence MRPVTFLEALHYAHSKNIVLPDEFYSMDLKTRQMATTVSFLSSLEQVESVIHSLNKTLANGGTFQDFQKLVADAEIVLPRYYLDNVFRTNIQNAYGHGRWIQQERNKSSRPYLMYSAIEDSRVRPSHLALNRIVRHIDDPFWLTHYPPLGFRCRCTVIALTEAEALKHGITPDDKLPEVAEALDWSSHPLQFGELESLVDKKINASALDQEFLLSQKQAIKAEWTASKKLNSLFAPMSPSSRDLFDTIANTVIPLDPSIRPSAIKTLIDYVQSNDVALTAYLAQPSISLADDVLKRWVKEDMAKIQAISVNTANTIVGSTTLAYAASLEVGKTITLNAPLLLLGQSDVMIQVENAKGLGIDLEKLNAGQGVLFELGFVFEVVSIETKDGQMIYTVKVLEG